The Alnus glutinosa chromosome 3, dhAlnGlut1.1, whole genome shotgun sequence nucleotide sequence taattctcaaaaaaaaaaaaaaatcattttaaaactGGAAATGGAATAACCCCAATCGCCAGGATAAAAATAGCATGGTACAACCCTGACCAAACGCAGACACTGAAATATCCATGCCCTAAACGACACCGTGTAAGATATTCCATCGCTACGCCAAGTACAAGCAACATTCACAAATTCGGTTCCTTTGTATCGCTCTCTatcattctttttctctctaaaaCCTCCTGAGCCGTCAGAACCCTCAGATTACCTTCGCTGATACCAAATTCAACAGGTTCGAATTTGTTTCGTTTTTCTTTGGGGCTTAGAATTTGTGTTCAACGATTTGTCAGGTTTTCATCTCTAATTAGCAGGTTTGTAAGGAATAAATATGTAAAGTGAGTTAGGGTTTGAACGATTAtagatttttgttatttttcctgtttccttttttccttttggggcTAAATTCTGCGTTTGTTTGCCGAGAaaaccgggggggggggggggggggggggggtggaggaACTTGTTGTGTTTTGTGACTTTCTGTAGTTCAATGGAATGAAATAATGAGAATTCAGTGAGAGATaactttgtttcttcttttaacAAATCCTCAGCTGCCAAACATTTCCTATAAGGATTTTGTGTTTCTTCACAGAGATGGTTTTTATGACATGGGTTAATTATGTAAAATCTTGTGTGTCTCTGTGCGTGTGTATGGATTCGCAACAAACAACCAAGATTCAAGAATTAGATGGCCTTAATAATTAGCTCTCAGGgccttgtatatatatatgatttactAGTCTAGTGCATAAATCACCAATCCACGATCCTAATAGGGTAATAAGCCAACAATTGTTTCCCATGTTTTGCACACGTAATGACCCAACTTCTTTAAGCTTCAAAGAGTGGCGAATTTTTTtcgcaacattttatagcaatATTATCAGAATTTCATGGTTtcactttcttcttttcttttttgggtagTTTTTAGGATAATTTGATATGGCAGGGAGAAACCGTGGTCCACGCGAAGCCTTCAATGACCGGCGTGGTTACCTGCCTGAAGGGCCTTATAGTCGGGGTCCTCCAATGCCTaggcctcctcctcctcatcctGCTTTGTTGGAGGAAGAGCTTGAAATGCAACATGCTGAGATCCGGAGGCTTTTAGCCGATAATAGGAGGCTAGTCGAAGACCGTATGGCACTGCATCGAGAACTTGGTGCTACCAAGGAAGAGCTTCATCGCATGAATCTCATCATTGCTGACATTCGTACAGAACAGGAAATGCACTCTAGGGAGCTTAGGGAGAAAGGATTGAAGCTGGAGGCTGATCTTCGAGCTACTGAGCCTTTGAAACATGAGGCTGTACAACTTCGTGCAGAAGTTCAGAAGCTGAATAACCTTAGGCAGGAACTGACAGCGCAGGTTCAGAACCTCACACAAGAGCGTTCAAGACTGCAAGCTGATAATCAACAGATTCCTTCTTTAAGGGCGGAGATTGATGGGATGCACCAGGAGCTTATGCATGCTAGGTCTGTGCTAGGACTACATTTGTAGCTTTCTTTTCCTATCTTAAAGCCTTTTGTGGTATGAAAACTTTTAGCTTGAAGTTTGTATACTAATTGAAGACTTTGTTCTATAGAGGTGCGCTTGATTATGAGAAGAAGGCAAACATTGAGCTGATGGAACAGAGACAGTCAATGGAGAAGAACTTGGTTTCCATGGCCCGCGAAGTGGAGAAGTTACGTGCAGAATTTGTAAACGCTGACAGTAGGCCATGGGGTGCTGGTATGACCTTCCTGTCTCACCTTTCTCGAGGgagaagtttgatttttttgttggatcttttgaattttatagTGTTAATGTATTGCATCCTGTGAATCCTATGGAAATCCATGTTTTAGTAGATGCATTTTGCTCCTTACTCTAGCTTTTCCACTCTTCCTATGGTCATGTGTTGGGTGGGCCATTTGGCGTCTTCCTtgttcttttcatttgttttaattgCACATGACGAAGCTTCTTGGAATTTTGCTAATCGAAAtacataaatatgttataattgGAATTTCTTTCTCATTCTGCAATTTAACCACTATGCATGCATAAAATTATGAATGCTTTCCTTGCCTATTGAAAGGAATTTAGTACCTTTTTGTACGAttgtataatttatataaattagtAGAAGGTACACGTATTTTTGTTATATAAACTTCCACTTATTATCACATTTGCTATATGGGAAAGGAAAAGAGGGGTGAGACTATTGAAACAGGTTTGATTAGGAAAACAAGGAGACGGCTTACATGTTACTGCTAGCTGTGGATAAGTTCTGCAGGAAAAATTTTATTGGCTTGTTTCCTTTCATGCTGGAGAACCTACTCTTATTCCCATAGCTTGGGGTTCTCTTCGTAGAATTTGGATGTTAGTTCCACGCCTCTGTGACTTTCGTATTTTCCAGGATCATTGTCTCCTATTTCCTCTTGTTAACCTTCTTTATGCTAAGATTCTTATTCTGGCTTTTCAAACATGAGATTCCTTGTAATGATCATTGTTTGGTCtagtcctctctctctctcatgcacacaCACTTAGAGAAATCCTTTAGCCTTTTGTTTTTGGCAGAATAAAATCCTTGTAGATCTAGACGCGATGAATTGCTAAGAAATACTATTCTATAGCACTTTTATTTTGGGGGCACCATTTGGTTGTTTGGAAGCTAAAGAATGTAGTATCTTATTACAAGTTGGGAGTAGCAATTGGGAAAATTGTAGTTTATGATTTTCCCCGTGAAACTGAACAGTTTTTAAATTGTTTCCTTGCTAGTTCAGGTTCAGTATTTAGAATGATTTTCCCAGTTGCCATGCATTGCAACCAACTACAAGAGCAAGCACATTGTTTATCTAACTATTTTGAGTTTCTTTGTTGTCTTGCACTTTGATAATGATATTTTCAATGATTTATGATCTCCGCAGGTGGACCATATGGGATGAAATTCAGCAGCACAGATAGCATTTATCCTGCTCCTTATGGGGATGGATATGGGGTTCATCTGGTATGTGTGCTTATATGATAAGAACTACCATTATTGGATTTTTGAGTGTCATTGCACTACCGTATtaggttaatttttatttttggtttcatTATGctatctatttcatttttcaggGTGCTTCTGAGAAAGGTCCTCGGTATGGTCCTGGTCCGGCTTCATTGGGAGGACCTGAGAAGCCTCGCATGACTCGTCGTTGAGATCTTGGTGATTACCATTTGAATTAAGCATTGACTTATCTGTTTATGTTGATGTCCGTTATTCGAATACAGATGGGCGAGAAGTGTTGGCTTTCATCTATGTATGCATGCCACTTCAGTAATTCATCTAAATACATTGTTAGTCATCCTAAACTAGCGTTTATAGGGTTTTTATTGTTGCTTTGAAGAATAATATATCTAAATATCTGGCTCTATGATTCGCTAATATTTTAAGTTATATTACCATTACAATTTGTCTTGTTGATTCTATTTATTCTGGGCGCTTTTTTCTTAATAACACTTGTCCTTTTCTGTTGGCTGCAAGCTGATTATTCTAGAATTGTGTGGTAATGTATCATGAACATAAGAATTTCAAAATTCTGGCTGTATTTGGTGACATTAATCTCATCCTTCACTCAGTTCTGGAGGTTGAAATATCTACATATTATTTGGAATTGACAGGGGATATATGTCATGTTGCCGGACTGTGGACTTAATTTGGTCGGCTGCTGCAGTTAATGCTTCGTTTAGAAGTTCTAATATGAATTGTGATATTATGTCATGCCTTAAGGATGCAAGGCATTTGAGGTTTAATCTGATAGTTATTTGGTATTTGgcttattttgtcttttttgttctGCTTGGAAGTCTATTACTGAAGGTATTAAGTAATGCTTTCTGGAAATTGGTGGAGATTGCCCACTATATTGTTATGCATGTCATTCTCTTTGGGAAAAGATAATTAGGAGtttatattcatatttagtttataGAGTTAGATTGCGAATTTCATTATGGGAAATGATAAGCAAATCTTATTACTGCAAGATCAGATGATTTGAATCACATTTGGCACTGGGAGTGCTGATGTACTGTGGCTACCAATTAACAACTGCCTTTTCAAGATATGCAGTTCAAGAATGTGTTGTAGGGAACTACACAACACACAATCTCATTAGGAACAAAAATATTTGCAGATGAATATGGATCTTGCAATATGGTGTTTATAACTAAATGTTTAACAAGCGCACCAACACTCTTTTAGGTGGATCACAAGGAAGATAtcatgttttggagattttctAGCTGCTTTTATCCATAGATTTGGTGATTAGGAGTCATTGTTCGTAGGTTTTTTGTTGTTAAGTTCTCTTCCTTGGGTGAATTTGTGGCTCTGATTTAGTATCTTAAGTATGTCGCTGCAGTGGAGTTTTGTGGTTTTGCAGTTAGGTACAGCAAGAATCTcttatttgtttgaattatgAAATTGATGAAAAGTAAATGTGCCTTACAACTATCGTTGAGCTCTGAGCAACAGCCATTTTTTAAGCTAGCACTAGAAGAATGGATACTGGAAGTTGGGTTATCCAAAGTGGCAATTTTGTAGTAATTCATTTATGTGATGTCGAATTCCTGTTTTTGCCTTCTATAATTATCTGTCATACATGGGATGGTGTTGTGTTGTTATGTTATCATAAATTAAGAGTGTATCAAAGGGTGGCTATGACTAAAGCTGTTTTGGACGAAGAAGATGATTTACTTATAGCTTACACCATTCTCTTGTAGCACTCCAGACaggaaataactattccaaaaaataagtgaGGTGTAGTTGGGTACTACGCATAAGATGCCTGATCAAATTTAGTTTGTTAGTGGAAACTTGTACCAAAAATGGAAATTGGAATTGGAGGTTGCATGCTCCTTATTTGAGCTAGTTTACTGGAAGTGGATTTAAGTTTGTTTCCTATATCTAAATAAAGGAGTGGTTGGATCTGGATGACAGTGAATGTAGGATGGCATAATGGAGATAGATTACATTACACCGCAGAAAAGGGGGTAGAATTTCTTGGACAGCCTTCTTATGAGTTTTCTTCCATCATGGTTTATACCCTCTGCAAACAGGTGTGGAAATTGAAGAGTTATGCAGTTCAGCTTTTCTCGTGTCCTTGCAAAGTATCTCTT carries:
- the LOC133863542 gene encoding protein FLX-like 3, which encodes MAGRNRGPREAFNDRRGYLPEGPYSRGPPMPRPPPPHPALLEEELEMQHAEIRRLLADNRRLVEDRMALHRELGATKEELHRMNLIIADIRTEQEMHSRELREKGLKLEADLRATEPLKHEAVQLRAEVQKLNNLRQELTAQVQNLTQERSRLQADNQQIPSLRAEIDGMHQELMHARGALDYEKKANIELMEQRQSMEKNLVSMAREVEKLRAEFVNADSRPWGAGGPYGMKFSSTDSIYPAPYGDGYGVHLGASEKGPRYGPGPASLGGPEKPRMTRR